In one Sphingobium indicum B90A genomic region, the following are encoded:
- a CDS encoding ABC transporter substrate-binding protein → MTTDLRIAFLPLTDVAVLAVARERGFAEEEGLHLDLVRTTSWATLRDRLVFGQVQAAHMLAPLAVAVTLGLSQQAAPLSAPYKLNVNGNMLVMASEFAQALAPDVAARLDDPLGTAHDFATAIGLWKRKPVIGVVHRYSSHAVMLRYWLASAGVDPDRDVILRVLPPSLTVEAIRAGEIDGFIAGEPWGSAAVDAGLAEGVAIGERIWRRGVEKVLAFRTPWLEENPDSVDRLLRALVRAGAWCDDPDHHEALAHLLSQPHYVDQPADLILRALSGRIVPRVDMAPLSMPDFMLFSREATPFPWRSQALWIYSQLVRWKMVDHSAENAAKAASVFRPDIFRRALADSDVAMPGASMKVEGAVASPLAVGSKRGELTLGPDSFFDGRVFDPERIEDFLASF, encoded by the coding sequence ATGACGACCGACCTGCGCATCGCCTTCCTGCCGCTGACCGACGTCGCCGTGCTCGCCGTGGCGCGGGAAAGGGGCTTCGCGGAGGAGGAGGGGCTGCATCTCGACCTCGTCCGCACGACCAGTTGGGCGACGTTGCGCGACCGGCTGGTGTTCGGCCAGGTGCAGGCGGCGCATATGCTGGCGCCGCTGGCCGTCGCGGTGACGCTGGGATTGAGCCAGCAGGCCGCGCCCTTGTCCGCCCCCTACAAGCTCAACGTCAACGGCAACATGCTGGTGATGGCCAGCGAATTCGCCCAGGCGCTGGCCCCGGACGTGGCGGCGCGGCTGGACGATCCGCTGGGCACCGCGCATGACTTCGCGACCGCCATTGGCCTGTGGAAACGCAAGCCGGTGATCGGCGTCGTCCATCGCTATTCCAGCCATGCCGTCATGCTGCGCTACTGGCTGGCGAGCGCGGGGGTGGACCCGGATCGCGACGTCATCCTGCGCGTGCTGCCGCCCTCGCTGACGGTGGAGGCGATCCGCGCCGGGGAGATCGACGGCTTCATCGCGGGCGAACCCTGGGGCAGCGCGGCGGTGGATGCGGGCCTGGCGGAGGGGGTCGCCATTGGCGAGCGCATCTGGCGGCGCGGGGTTGAGAAGGTGCTGGCCTTCCGCACCCCCTGGCTGGAGGAGAATCCCGACAGCGTCGACCGGCTGCTGCGGGCGTTGGTAAGGGCGGGCGCCTGGTGCGACGATCCGGACCATCATGAGGCGCTGGCGCATCTCCTGTCGCAACCGCATTATGTCGACCAGCCCGCCGACCTGATCCTGCGCGCCCTGTCGGGCAGGATCGTCCCGCGGGTGGACATGGCGCCGCTCTCCATGCCCGATTTCATGCTCTTTTCGCGGGAGGCGACGCCCTTTCCGTGGCGCAGCCAGGCGCTGTGGATATATTCGCAGCTCGTCCGCTGGAAGATGGTGGACCATAGCGCGGAAAACGCCGCCAAGGCCGCCTCGGTCTTCCGCCCCGACATCTTCCGCCGGGCGCTGGCCGACAGCGATGTGGCGATGCCGGGGGCCAGCATGAAGGTGGAAGGGGCGGTGGCGTCCCCGCTGGCGGTCGGATCGAAGCGGGGCGAACTGACGCTGGGTCCGGACAGTTTCTTCGACGGCCGGGTGTTCGATCCGGAACGGATAGAGGATTTCCTGGCGAGCTTTTAA
- a CDS encoding nitrate/nitrite transporter: MATAYWERPEGQAPEAEGETGQTSFWKAGHTPTLVAAFLYFDLAFMVWVLLGPLAPSISKTLGLTPAEKGLMVAVPTLAGAVLRVVNGLLVDRIGCKQAGAISQAIVILGLFTAWSMGVDSFAGTLALGVILGFAGASFAIALPLASRWYPAEHQGKAMGLAGMGNSGTVLASLFAPMLAKLFGWNAVLGLACIPLTIVFILYMIMAKNAPDAPAPKKLVDYFHPLKSADAWWLMGFYSVTFGGFVGLAASLPIYFTDQFGLTPVVAGYCTAGCVFAGSLVRPMGGALADRIGGVKALMMVYVAAALALAGVAYAPTLFSALGLFVAAMLALGVGNGAVFQLVPQRFQAEIGVMTGLVGMAGGIGGFYLASSLGIAKQFTGSFAPGFLIFAGLALVAFLGISLVRARWRATWTSAARI; encoded by the coding sequence ATGGCAACTGCTTATTGGGAGCGCCCGGAGGGCCAGGCTCCGGAGGCTGAGGGGGAAACCGGCCAGACCAGTTTCTGGAAGGCCGGGCACACGCCCACTCTTGTCGCCGCCTTCCTCTATTTCGACCTGGCTTTCATGGTGTGGGTGCTGCTGGGGCCGCTGGCGCCCTCCATCTCCAAGACGCTGGGCCTGACTCCGGCGGAAAAGGGCCTGATGGTCGCCGTTCCCACGCTGGCGGGCGCCGTGCTGCGCGTCGTCAACGGCCTGCTGGTCGACCGGATCGGCTGCAAGCAGGCGGGCGCGATCAGCCAGGCGATCGTCATCCTTGGCCTCTTCACCGCCTGGTCCATGGGCGTCGACAGCTTCGCGGGCACGCTGGCGCTGGGCGTCATCCTGGGCTTTGCGGGGGCCAGTTTCGCGATCGCGCTGCCGCTCGCCAGCCGCTGGTATCCCGCCGAACATCAGGGCAAGGCGATGGGCCTCGCCGGCATGGGCAATTCGGGCACGGTGCTGGCGTCGCTGTTCGCGCCGATGCTGGCCAAGCTGTTCGGCTGGAACGCGGTGCTGGGCCTGGCCTGCATTCCGCTGACCATCGTCTTCATCCTGTACATGATCATGGCGAAGAACGCGCCGGACGCGCCCGCGCCCAAGAAGCTGGTCGATTATTTCCACCCGCTGAAAAGCGCCGACGCCTGGTGGCTGATGGGCTTTTATTCGGTGACCTTCGGCGGCTTCGTGGGGCTTGCCGCCTCGCTGCCCATCTATTTCACCGACCAGTTCGGCCTGACCCCGGTGGTCGCGGGCTATTGCACGGCGGGCTGCGTCTTCGCCGGGTCGCTGGTGCGCCCGATGGGCGGGGCGCTGGCGGACCGGATCGGCGGCGTCAAAGCGCTGATGATGGTCTATGTCGCCGCCGCCCTGGCCCTGGCGGGGGTCGCCTATGCGCCGACGCTGTTCTCCGCCCTTGGCCTGTTCGTCGCGGCGATGCTGGCGCTGGGCGTCGGCAACGGCGCGGTCTTCCAACTCGTGCCCCAGCGGTTCCAGGCGGAAATCGGGGTCATGACCGGCCTGGTCGGCATGGCGGGCGGCATTGGCGGCTTCTATCTCGCCTCGTCGCTGGGCATCGCCAAGCAGTTCACCGGCAGCTTCGCGCCCGGCTTCCTGATCTTCGCGGGCCTGGCGCTGGTCGCGTTTCTCGGCATCTCGCTGGTCCGCGCCCGCTGGCGCGCCACCTGGACCAGCGCGGCGCGCATCTGA
- the nirB gene encoding nitrite reductase large subunit NirB produces MDFQNNGPEMASEEQRFAPSQDVREHLVVVGNGMAGCRAVEELLARDKDRYRVTIFGAEPYVNYNRIMLSPVLAGEKSFDDIIINGRDWYKDNGIELIAGDPVTAIDRAARTVTSQSGRTVGYDKLLIATGSDPFIIPVPGKDLPGVISFRDMKDVDTMLAAAEAGKALGGGNAVVIGGGLLGLEAAHGLTLRGMKVTVIHLMDTLMERQLDEAAGWLLKSALEGRGQTILTGANTAEIYGDGKVEGVRLKDGREIPASLVVMAVGIRPSTALAREAGLEVNRGIKVDDHMVTSDPDVLAVGECVEHDGNVYGLVAPLWDMCRSLADGLTDRHSGYRGSVTSTKLKVAGLDVFSAGDFSGGEGCEDIVLRDASRGVYKRVVVRDDRIVGAVLYGDTADGGWYFDLLKREEDVSEIRDLLIFGQAFASGGGALDPKAAVAALSDDAEICGCNGVAKGQVVACIEKGACSLDAVRATCKASASCGSCTGLVENLLSVVLGEDVQSGPKTLCKCTSFTHDDVRREIVAQNMRSIPEVMQLLHWSTPDGCSSCRPALNYYLLCALPGEYQDDQQSRFVNERMHANIQKDGTYSVVPRMWGGLTNPRELRAIADVVEKYNAPMVKVTGGQRLDIFGIRKEDLPAVWADLNAAGMVSGHAYGKSLRTVKTCVGSEWCRFGTQDSTGLGVKIERMTWGSWMPHKFKIAASGCPRNCAEATIKDFGVVCVDSGYELHVGGNGGIHVRATDLLCKVSTEQEALDYCAAFIQLYREEARYLERTAPWIERVGVDYVKRRIVEDEAGREALRSRFLYSQSFSQEDPWAQRAAGADSELHQHLEPPMPFGAIAAE; encoded by the coding sequence ATGGATTTTCAGAACAACGGACCGGAAATGGCCAGCGAAGAACAACGCTTCGCGCCGTCCCAAGATGTTCGGGAACATCTGGTGGTCGTGGGCAACGGCATGGCCGGCTGCCGCGCCGTCGAGGAACTGCTGGCGCGGGACAAGGACCGCTATCGCGTCACCATCTTCGGCGCGGAACCCTATGTGAACTATAACCGCATCATGCTCTCCCCGGTGCTGGCCGGGGAAAAGAGCTTCGACGACATCATCATCAACGGCCGCGACTGGTACAAAGACAATGGTATCGAACTGATCGCGGGCGACCCCGTGACGGCCATCGACCGCGCCGCCAGGACCGTCACGAGCCAATCGGGTCGCACCGTCGGCTATGACAAGCTGCTGATCGCGACGGGTTCGGACCCCTTCATCATCCCGGTTCCGGGGAAGGATCTGCCCGGCGTGATCAGCTTCCGCGACATGAAGGATGTCGACACCATGCTGGCCGCCGCCGAAGCCGGCAAGGCTTTGGGGGGCGGCAACGCAGTCGTGATCGGCGGCGGCCTGCTGGGGCTGGAGGCCGCGCATGGCCTCACCCTGCGCGGCATGAAGGTCACGGTCATCCACCTCATGGACACGCTGATGGAACGGCAGCTCGACGAGGCGGCGGGCTGGCTGTTGAAATCGGCGCTGGAAGGGCGCGGCCAGACCATCCTGACCGGCGCCAACACCGCAGAAATCTACGGCGACGGCAAGGTCGAGGGCGTTCGCCTGAAGGACGGCCGCGAAATCCCGGCCAGCCTTGTGGTCATGGCGGTGGGCATCCGCCCCTCGACCGCTCTCGCCCGCGAAGCCGGGCTGGAGGTCAATCGCGGCATCAAGGTCGACGATCATATGGTGACCAGCGACCCGGACGTGCTGGCGGTCGGCGAATGCGTCGAGCATGACGGCAATGTCTATGGCCTGGTCGCGCCGCTGTGGGACATGTGCCGCAGCCTGGCGGACGGGCTGACCGACCGGCATAGCGGCTACAGGGGGTCGGTCACCTCCACCAAGCTCAAGGTCGCGGGTCTGGACGTCTTCTCCGCCGGCGATTTTTCGGGCGGCGAGGGGTGCGAGGACATCGTCCTGCGCGATGCGTCTCGCGGCGTCTACAAGCGCGTCGTCGTCAGGGACGACAGGATCGTGGGCGCCGTGCTCTATGGCGACACGGCGGACGGCGGCTGGTATTTCGACCTGCTGAAGCGCGAGGAGGATGTCAGCGAAATCCGCGACCTGCTGATCTTCGGCCAGGCCTTCGCCTCCGGAGGGGGCGCGCTGGACCCTAAGGCGGCCGTTGCGGCGCTCTCGGACGATGCCGAGATTTGCGGCTGCAACGGCGTAGCCAAGGGCCAGGTCGTCGCCTGCATCGAAAAGGGCGCATGCAGCCTGGACGCGGTGCGCGCCACCTGCAAGGCGTCGGCAAGCTGCGGAAGCTGCACCGGCCTTGTCGAAAACCTGCTGAGCGTCGTGCTGGGCGAGGACGTCCAGTCCGGCCCCAAGACCCTATGCAAATGCACCAGCTTCACCCATGACGATGTCCGTCGGGAGATCGTGGCGCAGAATATGCGCTCCATCCCGGAGGTGATGCAGTTGCTGCATTGGTCGACGCCGGACGGCTGCTCCTCCTGCCGCCCCGCGCTCAACTATTATCTGCTCTGCGCGCTGCCCGGCGAATATCAGGACGACCAGCAGAGCCGCTTCGTCAATGAGCGCATGCACGCCAACATCCAGAAGGACGGCACCTATTCGGTGGTGCCGCGCATGTGGGGCGGCCTCACCAACCCGCGCGAACTGCGCGCCATCGCCGATGTGGTCGAGAAATATAACGCCCCGATGGTGAAGGTGACGGGCGGCCAGCGCCTCGACATTTTCGGCATCAGGAAGGAAGACCTGCCCGCCGTCTGGGCGGACCTCAACGCCGCGGGCATGGTTTCGGGCCATGCCTATGGCAAGTCGCTGCGCACGGTGAAGACCTGCGTCGGGTCCGAATGGTGCCGCTTCGGCACGCAGGATTCGACCGGCCTCGGCGTCAAGATAGAGCGGATGACCTGGGGATCGTGGATGCCCCACAAGTTCAAGATCGCTGCCTCCGGTTGCCCCCGCAACTGCGCGGAAGCGACGATCAAGGACTTCGGCGTGGTCTGCGTGGATTCGGGCTATGAACTGCATGTCGGCGGCAATGGCGGCATCCATGTCCGCGCCACCGACCTGCTGTGCAAGGTCTCGACCGAGCAGGAGGCGCTGGATTATTGCGCCGCCTTCATCCAGCTCTACCGCGAGGAAGCCCGCTATCTGGAGCGCACCGCGCCCTGGATCGAGCGCGTCGGCGTCGACTATGTGAAGCGGCGGATCGTCGAGGACGAAGCGGGCCGCGAGGCGCTGCGCAGCCGCTTCCTCTATTCGCAGAGCTTCTCCCAGGAAGACCCCTGGGCGCAGCGCGCGGCCGGTGCGGACAGCGAACTGCACCAGCACCTCGAACCCCCAATGCCCTTTGGCGCCATCGCCGCGGAGTGA
- the nirD gene encoding nitrite reductase small subunit NirD, which yields MTDWIDIGTLADIPQRGARTVRIAGQKEIAVFRTGDDHVFALVNECPHKKGPLSQGIVHGHSVACPLHNWNIALKTGEAQGNDEGCTPTVAVKQEGGRILIARPASLKAAA from the coding sequence ATGACCGACTGGATCGACATCGGAACGCTGGCCGACATTCCCCAGCGCGGCGCCCGCACGGTGCGGATTGCCGGACAGAAGGAAATCGCCGTCTTCCGCACCGGCGACGACCATGTCTTCGCGCTGGTCAACGAATGCCCGCACAAGAAAGGCCCGCTGAGCCAGGGCATCGTCCACGGCCACAGCGTCGCCTGCCCGCTGCACAACTGGAACATCGCGCTCAAGACGGGCGAAGCGCAGGGCAATGACGAGGGCTGCACCCCGACCGTCGCGGTCAAGCAGGAGGGCGGCCGCATCCTGATCGCCCGCCCGGCCTCGCTCAAGGCGGCTGCATGA
- a CDS encoding nitrate reductase has translation MTSVRTTCAYCGVGCGISATPTGPRSADIKGDEAHPANAGRLCSKGTHLGETVGLTGRLLHPMIGNRRASWDKALDLVARKFRETIDRHGPDSVAFYVSGQLMTEDYYVANKLMKGFIGSANIDTNSRLCMSSAVAGHNRAFGEDVVPASYDDLDEADLIVLVGSNTAWCHPIVYQRIQAARAARGTKLVVIDPRRTESCEGADLHLPVKPGTDVALMNGLLAWVAAEGATDPAFLADHVSAPEDFWDHVRAGHDLWTTAKTCDVAPALLEQFYKLFAATPRTVTLFSQGINQSIRGTDQVNAIINVHLATGRIGKPGAAPFSITGQPNAMGGREVGGLASSLAAHMDFAPENVERVGRFWAAPAMATKPGLKAVDLFRAINEGRIKALWIMATNPAVSMPDAGRVREALEAIPFLVVSDIMADTDSSTHAHVRLPAAGWGEKDGTVTNSDRTISRQRPFLPLPGEAKPDWWIVKEVARRMGWRSAFAYDRPADIWREHARLTAYRNDGERLLNLRSHATIGNDAYDAMEPFRWGGTPFADGRFPTPDGKARLVLTRQMEVQEPLRDWPMTLNTGRYRDQWHTMSRTGLSPKLARHREEPQVEIHPKDAEALGIVDRDLARVQTAQGNSIFRVSLSEGQRPGEIFTPIHWTDQMSSGGRTGLLPRPLVDPHSGQPGFKSTPASVEKVATEWSGFLILRGDEPVKLPCLWSTRITVPGGALYEIAGNGDPARLDAFLPKGDRVEAMDASRGTRRVATISEGRLNGVLFVTRTGLLPSRDWLIGQLQAEGVGGSVLAARGPGSQPEKGATVCVCFDIGLNQIVAAIREQDLVDVAAVGKALGAGTNCGSCRPALANILTQTLQETLHAAE, from the coding sequence ATGACAAGTGTCCGCACCACCTGCGCCTATTGCGGCGTCGGCTGCGGCATTTCGGCCACGCCGACCGGGCCGCGCTCGGCCGACATCAAGGGCGATGAGGCGCATCCCGCCAATGCCGGCCGCCTCTGCTCCAAGGGCACGCATCTGGGCGAAACGGTGGGCCTGACGGGGCGCCTGCTGCACCCGATGATCGGCAACAGGCGCGCAAGCTGGGACAAGGCGCTGGACCTGGTGGCGCGGAAATTCCGCGAAACCATCGACCGCCACGGTCCCGACAGCGTGGCCTTCTACGTCTCCGGTCAATTGATGACCGAGGATTATTATGTCGCCAACAAGCTGATGAAGGGCTTTATCGGCTCGGCGAACATCGACACCAACAGCCGCCTCTGCATGTCGAGCGCGGTCGCCGGGCACAATCGCGCCTTTGGCGAGGATGTGGTGCCCGCCAGCTATGACGATCTGGACGAAGCGGACCTGATCGTGCTGGTCGGCTCCAACACCGCATGGTGCCACCCGATCGTCTACCAGCGCATCCAGGCGGCCCGCGCCGCGCGCGGGACGAAGCTCGTCGTCATCGATCCGCGCCGCACCGAAAGCTGCGAAGGCGCGGACCTGCATCTGCCGGTGAAGCCCGGCACCGACGTCGCCCTGATGAACGGCCTGCTCGCTTGGGTAGCGGCGGAGGGCGCCACCGACCCCGCCTTCCTCGCCGATCATGTCAGCGCGCCCGAAGATTTCTGGGATCATGTCCGCGCCGGGCACGACCTCTGGACGACGGCGAAGACCTGCGACGTCGCGCCCGCGCTGCTGGAACAATTCTACAAGCTGTTCGCCGCCACGCCGCGCACCGTCACGCTGTTCAGCCAGGGCATCAACCAGTCGATCCGCGGCACCGACCAGGTGAACGCGATCATCAACGTCCACCTCGCCACCGGCCGCATCGGCAAGCCGGGCGCGGCGCCCTTCTCGATCACCGGCCAGCCCAACGCCATGGGCGGCCGCGAAGTCGGCGGCCTTGCCTCCAGCCTTGCCGCCCATATGGATTTCGCGCCGGAAAATGTGGAGCGGGTGGGCCGCTTCTGGGCCGCCCCCGCCATGGCCACCAAGCCGGGCCTGAAAGCGGTCGACCTGTTCCGCGCCATCAACGAAGGCCGGATCAAGGCGCTCTGGATCATGGCGACCAACCCCGCCGTCTCCATGCCCGACGCGGGCCGCGTGCGGGAGGCGCTGGAGGCGATCCCCTTCCTCGTCGTGTCGGACATCATGGCCGACACCGACAGCAGCACGCATGCCCATGTCCGCCTGCCCGCCGCCGGATGGGGGGAAAAGGACGGCACCGTCACCAATTCGGACCGCACGATCAGCCGCCAGCGACCCTTCCTGCCGCTGCCGGGAGAGGCGAAGCCGGACTGGTGGATCGTCAAGGAAGTCGCCCGCCGCATGGGATGGCGCAGCGCCTTCGCCTATGATCGGCCCGCCGACATCTGGCGCGAACATGCCCGCCTGACCGCCTATCGGAATGACGGAGAGCGGCTGCTCAACCTGCGCTCCCATGCGACCATCGGCAACGACGCCTATGACGCCATGGAGCCGTTCCGCTGGGGCGGCACGCCCTTCGCCGACGGCCGCTTCCCGACGCCGGACGGCAAGGCGCGACTGGTCCTGACCAGGCAGATGGAGGTTCAGGAGCCGCTGCGGGATTGGCCGATGACGCTCAACACCGGGCGTTACCGCGACCAGTGGCACACGATGAGCCGCACCGGCCTGTCCCCGAAACTCGCGCGCCATCGCGAGGAGCCGCAGGTCGAAATCCATCCGAAGGATGCCGAGGCGCTGGGCATCGTCGACCGCGACCTTGCCCGCGTCCAGACGGCGCAGGGCAACAGCATCTTCCGCGTCAGCCTGAGCGAAGGCCAGCGCCCCGGCGAGATCTTCACGCCGATCCACTGGACCGACCAGATGTCGAGCGGCGGCCGCACCGGCCTGCTCCCTCGTCCGCTGGTCGATCCGCATTCGGGCCAGCCCGGCTTCAAATCCACCCCGGCCAGCGTCGAGAAGGTCGCGACCGAGTGGAGCGGTTTCCTCATCCTGCGCGGCGATGAGCCGGTGAAGCTGCCCTGCCTCTGGTCCACCCGGATCACCGTTCCGGGCGGCGCGCTGTACGAGATCGCCGGCAATGGCGACCCGGCCCGCCTCGACGCCTTTCTTCCGAAGGGCGACCGGGTCGAGGCCATGGACGCCTCCCGCGGCACCCGGCGCGTCGCGACCATCAGCGAAGGCAGGCTGAACGGCGTGCTGTTCGTGACGCGCACCGGCCTGTTGCCCTCGCGCGACTGGCTGATCGGCCAGTTGCAGGCAGAGGGAGTCGGCGGCTCCGTCCTCGCGGCGCGGGGACCGGGCAGCCAGCCGGAAAAGGGCGCGACCGTCTGCGTCTGCTTCGACATCGGGTTGAACCAGATCGTCGCCGCCATCCGCGAGCAGGATCTGGTCGACGTCGCCGCCGTCGGCAAGGCGCTGGGGGCGGGGACCAATTGCGGATCGTGCCGCCCCGCGCTCGCCAATATCCTCACCCAGACATTGCAGGAGACGCTTCATGCAGCCGAATGA
- the cobA gene encoding uroporphyrinogen-III C-methyltransferase, translating into MQPNELIAPGEVWLVGAGPGDPDLLTRKAEKLIAAAEIVFHDALVGPGVLDLIPQGVERVSVGKRSGRHSKAQESINDLLLAAAKAGKRVVRLKGGDPSVFGRSAEEMEHLAEAGVAVRICPGITTASAAAANGHASLTLRGVARGLTLVTAHLKAGEPLKLDWEALARPGGTLGIYMGRAAAGEISRSLIAAGRDPETPVMVAVNVSLPNERLIRGKLSALAFLVATISDEDPTLLLIGEAVAGTHLPVEVVESATVRA; encoded by the coding sequence ATGCAGCCGAATGAGCTTATCGCCCCCGGCGAGGTCTGGCTGGTGGGCGCAGGCCCCGGCGACCCGGACCTGCTGACCCGCAAGGCCGAAAAGCTGATCGCTGCGGCGGAGATCGTCTTCCACGACGCGCTGGTGGGGCCGGGGGTGCTGGACCTGATCCCGCAGGGCGTCGAGCGGGTCAGCGTCGGCAAACGCTCCGGCCGCCACAGCAAGGCGCAGGAAAGCATCAACGACCTGCTGCTGGCGGCGGCGAAGGCGGGCAAGCGCGTCGTGCGGCTGAAGGGGGGCGACCCCTCGGTCTTCGGCCGCTCGGCGGAGGAGATGGAGCATCTGGCGGAGGCGGGCGTCGCCGTGCGCATCTGCCCCGGCATCACCACCGCCAGCGCGGCGGCGGCGAACGGCCATGCCTCGCTCACCCTGCGCGGCGTGGCGCGGGGACTGACGCTGGTGACGGCGCATCTGAAGGCAGGCGAGCCGCTGAAGCTCGACTGGGAAGCGCTGGCCCGGCCGGGCGGCACGCTCGGCATCTATATGGGCCGCGCCGCTGCCGGAGAAATCAGCCGCTCGCTGATCGCCGCCGGGCGCGATCCCGAAACGCCGGTGATGGTGGCGGTCAATGTCTCGCTCCCCAATGAACGGCTGATCCGGGGCAAGCTGTCGGCGCTGGCCTTCCTGGTGGCGACGATCAGCGACGAAGACCCAACCCTGCTGCTGATCGGGGAAGCAGTGGCGGGAACCCATTTGCCGGTGGAAGTGGTTGAGAGTGCTACCGTCCGGGCCTGA
- the mobA gene encoding molybdenum cofactor guanylyltransferase, whose amino-acid sequence MRLLGAVLAGGRSSRFGSDKALAMLDGRTLLDHAAAALGAHVETVVICGRHVPGMTGLADRPAADMGPLGGLNAALHHAAAQGYDAVLTTGCDVPVYPDGLAQALIGDGAAILKGQQLAGFWPASLAGELDAHLAEENSRAIHGWLERVGARIVERPEFVLPNINRPEDLERFTFPRLG is encoded by the coding sequence ATGCGATTGCTGGGCGCGGTTCTGGCCGGGGGACGATCCAGCCGCTTCGGCAGCGACAAGGCCTTGGCGATGCTCGATGGGCGGACATTGCTGGATCATGCGGCGGCGGCGCTGGGCGCGCATGTCGAGACGGTGGTGATTTGCGGGCGGCACGTTCCGGGAATGACCGGGCTGGCGGACCGGCCGGCGGCGGACATGGGACCGTTAGGGGGGCTGAACGCCGCGCTGCATCATGCGGCGGCGCAGGGTTATGACGCGGTGCTGACGACGGGGTGCGACGTTCCGGTCTATCCGGACGGGTTGGCGCAGGCCTTGATCGGGGATGGCGCGGCGATCCTGAAGGGGCAGCAACTGGCCGGCTTCTGGCCCGCTTCATTGGCGGGAGAGCTGGATGCGCATCTGGCCGAGGAGAATAGCCGGGCGATCCATGGCTGGCTGGAGCGGGTCGGGGCGCGGATCGTGGAGCGGCCGGAGTTCGTGCTGCCCAATATCAACCGGCCGGAGGATCTGGAGCGGTTCACTTTTCCCCGATTGGGCTGA